From a single Triplophysa rosa linkage group LG17, Trosa_1v2, whole genome shotgun sequence genomic region:
- the zgc:92140 gene encoding uncharacterized protein C1orf21 homolog, which translates to MGCTSAKQVSAVPTDEEGRSKAYSNGDLFSDEYKMKGVEEVKYMRGEEDRVNARNQENLEKSSTQYRTKQHKEVPGPSANKTNIHTSESQQEFFRMLDEKIEKGQDYCSEGEDDVT; encoded by the exons ATGGGCTGCACCTCAGCTAAGCAGGTGTCGGCTGTGCCCACCGACGAAGAGGGCCGAAGCAAAGCTTATAGCAACGGAGACCTCTTCAGTG ATGAATACAAGATGAAGGGAGTGGAGGAAGTTAAGTACATGCGTGGAGAAGAGGACCGAGTAAACGCACGCAACCAGGAGAACCTG GAGAAGAGTTCAACGCAGTACAGGACCAAACAGCACAAAGAGGTGCCTGGGCCCAGTGCCAACAAGACAAA tataCATACGTCAGAGAGTCAGCAGGAGTTTTTCAGAATGCTGGATGAGAAGATTGAGAAG GGGCAGGACTACTGCTCGGAGGGAGAGGACGATGTCACATAG
- the colgalt2b gene encoding procollagen galactosyltransferase 2, which produces MPAVMFTRTVVLCALMVQYSRAELSPPVPDPNPVPESSLLKPKVMIAILARNAAHSLPYYLGCIDRLDYPKDRIAIWAAADHNVDNTTAMLRQWLKNRQNRYHYVEWRPTEEPRSYTDEWGPKHWAPSRFNHLMKLRQAALKTARERWADFILFVDSDNLLTNPRVLNLLMAENLTLVAPMLDSRSLYSNFWCGITPQGYYKRTPDYQPIREWKRLGCYSVPMVHSTFLLDLRRSSTRELAFYPPHPDYSWAFDDIMVFAFSARQAGVQMYVCNKEHYGFLPVPLKAQQSVEDEEESFTHTITEALIDNNIKPSEFLFTPAKAQDKMGFDEIFLINLKRRVDRRDRMLNSMAVLGLEATLVEAVDGKALNTSQLQALGIEMLPEYKDPYSGRVLTRGEIGCFLSHHFTWKQVVESGIQHALVLEDDVRFEPRFKKRLQIIMKDVKKAHLDWDLIYVGRKRMQVAQPEVSVEGVNNLVEADYSYWTLGYAISQQGARKLLAAQPLGKMLPVDEYLPVMFNKHPNVEFMSNFDPRDLRAFSVEPLLLYPTHYTGQPGYFSDTETSTIWDNDTVNTDWDRRYVQKTSQQGRIDPVAQNSVTGDIPPPASRASRDEL; this is translated from the exons ATGCCGGCTGTGATGTTCACGAGGACGGTTGTGCTTTGCGCCCTAATGGTGCAATACAGCCGCGCGGAGCTTTCTCCTCCCGTGCCGGACCCGAATCCCGTGCCCGAATCGTCCCTGCTCAAACCCAAAGTTATGATCGCGATTCTGGCTCGGAACGCAGCGCACAGCCTGCCTTACTACCTGGGCTGCATCGACAGACTGGACTACCCGAAGGATCGGATTGCTATATG GGCTGCTGCAGACCATAATGTGGATAACACCACAGCCATGCTGAGACAATGGCTGAAGAACAGGCAGAACAGATACCACTACGTGGAGTGGAGGCCCACGGAGGAGCCAAG ATCGTACACAGACGAGTGGGGTCCGAAACACTGGGCTCCATCTCGATTCAACCATCTGATGAAGCTCAGACAGGCAGCTCTGAAGACTGCACGAGAGCGTTGGGCTGATTTTATACTG TTTGTTGACAGTGATAATCTCCTGACCAACCCACGGGTGTTGAATCTATTGATGGCTGAGAATCTCACACTGGTGGCACCCATGCTGGACTCCCGATCTCTCTACTCAAACTTCTGGTGTGGCATCACGCCTCAG GGTTATTACAAGCGGACCCCAGACTACCAACCTATACGTGAGTGGAAGCGTTTAGGCTGTTACTCTGTTCCCATGGTGCATTCCACCTTCCTATTGGATCTGAGACGGAGCTCCACACGAGAGCTGGCCTTCTATCCACCTCACCCCGACTACAGCTGGGCATTTGATGACATCATGGTCTTTGCCTTCTCAGCTCGACAAGCTG GTGTTCAGATGTATGTGTGTAACAAAGAGCATTATGGTTTCCTGCCTGTACCTCTGAAAGCTCAGCAAAGTGTGGAGGATGAGGAGGAGAGTTTCACACACACCATCACTGAAGCCCTTA TTGATAATAACATCAAGCCCTCCGAGTTCCTCTTCACTCCAGCCAAAGCTCAGGACAAGATGGGCTTTGATGAG ATCTTTCTGATCAATCTGAAGCGGAGGGTGGACAGAAGGGACCGGATGTTGAACTCTATGGCAGTTCTGGGTCTTGAGGCCACACTGGTTGAAGCTGTAGATGGAAA GGCTCTAAATACATCTCAGCTACAGGCTCTTGGTATTGAGATGCTGCCAGAGTATAAAGATCCATACTCTGGCAGGGTGTTGACACGTGGAGAGATCGGCTGTTTCCTTAGTCATCACTTCACCTGGAAACAG gtGGTGGAGAGCGGCATACAGCATGCGCTGGTGTTGGAGGACGATGTGAGGTTTGAGCCTCGATTTAAGAAAAGGTTACAGATCATCATGAAGGATGTTAAAAAGGCTCATCTGGACTGGGACCTTAT CTATGTGGGCCGTAAGCGGATGCAGGTAGCCCAGCCAGAGGTGTCTGTGGAGGGCGTGAATAATCTTGTAGAGGCAGATTACTCATACTGGACTCTAGGTTATGCTATTTCGCAGCAAGGGGCCAGAAAACTCCTAGCTGCTCAGCCGCTTGGCAAGATGCTCCCTGTGGATGAGTACCTGCCAGTCATGTTCAACAAACACCCAAA TGTGGAGTTCATGTCTAACTTTGATCCCAGGGATCTACGTGCTTTCTCCGTTGAGCCATTGCTTTTGTACCCGACGCACTATACAGGCCAGCCGGGTTACTTCAGCGACACCGAGACCTCCACTATTTGGGATAATGACACAGTCAACACAGACTGGGACAGGCGGTATGTCCAAAAAACCTCCCAGCAGGGACGAATAGATCCTGTCGCCCAGAACAGTGTAACCGGGGACATACCACCACCTGCATCCCGAGCCTCTCGAGATGAGCTCTGA
- the mpeg1.2 gene encoding LOW QUALITY PROTEIN: macrophage expressed 1, tandem duplicate 2 (The sequence of the model RefSeq protein was modified relative to this genomic sequence to represent the inferred CDS: inserted 4 bases in 2 codons; deleted 2 bases in 1 codon; substituted 1 base at 1 genomic stop codon) yields MGQVMNLSYSQCQTTEDGVYLIPDEVFVIPQKTSGVETHSEIIMSWLKQKSSTSSSINDDVSFLPVLNGQFSEENQRCVDINSPNFNFQANVEDASREGPVTNLSFGGIYQMCTSLTLDXNVICDELAQKNPATGIHAANXTASLLHSETVEHGYTXQQCYEDCSTILFLFSSCDTICKKTYHARQAKIDTYWCSTNQRAPAYSGYLFGGLFGPSLQNPLTKSQSCPPNFFAKRFLPNGMMFCLSNDYEQGTQYSVPFGGFFSCRSGNPLALGQYRCPPKFSQHLGAIPDGCQVLYCVQSAVFTGEELKPVHLSPFTRPPSVSMLATNTVDVMTECSKAWVRLGESKTWQLVKLDEVNKIVSWYEGSSKQMSGDCPNSTSQSANGVQASQPAVMLLADVSPKRLGLLEIEE; encoded by the exons ATGGGACAAGTGATGAACCTGAGCTATTCTCAGTGCCAGACTACAGAAGATGGGGTTTATCTCATTCCAGATGAAGTCTTTGTCATTCCACAGAAAACAAGCGGAGTAGAAACTCACTCTGAGATCATCATGTCGTGGCTGAAACAGAAAAGCTCCACCTCAAGCTCCATCAATGATGATGTTTCCTTTCTTCCTGTGCTCAATGGACAATTCTCAGAAGAAAATCAGC GATGTGTAGATATAAACTCCCCAAATTTCAACTTTCAGGCCAATGTGGAGGATGCATCACGTGAAGGTCCAGTAACCAATCTGAGCTTTGGGGGCATTTACCAAATGTGCACTTCATTGACTCTAGATTGAAATGTCATCTGTGATGAGCTAGCACAAAAAAATCCAGCAACCGGTATTCATGCAGCCAA CACTGCCTCTCTACTACACTCTGAGACAGTAGAACATGGTTACAC ACAACAGTGCTATGAAGATTGTAGTACGATTTTGTTTCTATTTAGCTCTTGTGATACCATATGTAAAAAAACCTACCATGCCCGTCAGGCAAAAATTGACACCTACTGGTGTTCTACAAATCAGAGAGCCCCTGCATACTCCGGATATCTATTTGGAGGTTTATTTGGACCTTCTTTACAGAACCCATTGACCAAATCTCAAAGCTGCCCTCCAAATTTCTTTGCCAAGAGATTTTTGCCTAATGGCATGATGTTCTGTCTGAGCAATGAC TATGAGCAAGGAACACAATATTCTGTACCTTTTGGCGGTTTCTTTAGCTGCCGCTCTGGCAACCCTCTAGCATTGGGCCAATACCGCTGTCCACCTAAGTTCAGTCAACATCTTGGTGCCATTCCTGATGGTTGTCAGGTATTGTACTGTGTCCAGTCGGCTGTGTTCACTGGTGAAGAGTTAAAGCCTGTCCACCTATCTCCATTTACAAGACCACCATCAGTCAGCATGCTCGCGACAAACACTGTAGATGTAATGACAGAATGTAGTAAGGCCTGGGTAAGACTTGGAGAAAGTAAGACATGGCAACTGGTAAAGCTTGATGAAGTTAATAAAATAGTCAGTTGGTATGAGGGGTCTTCTAAACAGATGTCTGGAG ACTGTCCAAACTCAACCAGCCAGTCAGCCAATGGTGTTCAAGCATCCCAGCCAGCTGTCATGCTATTGGCTGATGTTTCACCAAAGAGGCTGGGACTGCTGGAGATTGAGGAGTAA